A region of Candidatus Neomarinimicrobiota bacterium DNA encodes the following proteins:
- a CDS encoding hotdog domain-containing protein: MNKITARYSQLVMPNDLNNIGTLFGGKMISWMDIAAGKAGFRFLQGTEVAGGVTKAIDEVVFSEPVYGGDWVNFEATLVSTGTTSFTIRVNASAESPHGKKRDVCEAIFTMVAVKKGNDNRWHKVCHGK; this comes from the coding sequence ATGAATAAGATCACAGCACGTTACAGCCAGTTGGTGATGCCGAATGACCTGAACAATATTGGAACCCTTTTTGGCGGGAAAATGATTTCGTGGATGGACATCGCGGCGGGTAAGGCCGGTTTTAGATTTTTGCAGGGTACGGAGGTAGCGGGTGGTGTTACCAAAGCGATAGATGAGGTCGTATTTTCAGAACCTGTTTACGGCGGCGACTGGGTCAATTTTGAGGCGACCCTTGTTTCAACAGGGACGACCTCTTTCACAATTCGGGTGAACGCCAGTGCAGAAAGTCCCCACGGAAAGAAAAGAGATGTCTGCGAAGCGATCTTTACCATGGTGGCTGTAAAAAAGGGGAACGACAACAGGTGGCACAAAGTATGCCACGGAAAATAG
- a CDS encoding FAD-binding oxidoreductase — protein sequence MKTALETRLAPLFAKEEISLSIESVPARITVYPKTAEQVCELVKMAAQDGITLLPVGGATHLYRNGKTLDVAVSLSSLPQSTAHSPPDLTATLPAGLSFSRAQESLMHHGQHIPLNPPIEDRSTVGGIISTDSWGPRRHRYGTARDLVIATTLVNATGEMVHAGAKVVKNVSGYDMNKLYIGARGTLGILLDVSFKLYPEPEKRVTFTACFNAASDAFKLATEVNRSQLDLEAMTVVKGSWTPGKTRHWWLLMNLAGPTKGLKPQIDQLQKLHQRAGARSWKIASESDAQTFWRTANDSSTSSSADGDDEEYLARIALPKKNLLRFIAEFSGQYKENLSFKILPGAGICYLAYSNKFSEQHEFTSSLIDHIRSFGGSVEFERLGQDTQERWPILPDSLTWMRKTKEALDPNGIFAPGTFIDEL from the coding sequence ATGAAAACAGCGCTTGAAACACGGCTTGCTCCTCTCTTTGCTAAAGAGGAAATTTCACTATCTATTGAAAGCGTGCCGGCTCGAATCACTGTTTATCCAAAGACGGCTGAACAGGTTTGCGAACTGGTAAAGATGGCCGCACAGGATGGAATCACCCTGCTGCCTGTTGGCGGAGCGACCCATCTCTACCGCAATGGCAAGACACTCGACGTGGCTGTTTCACTTTCGTCACTACCGCAAAGTACGGCTCACTCACCTCCCGATCTGACGGCGACCCTTCCCGCCGGACTCTCTTTCAGCCGGGCACAGGAGTCTCTCATGCATCACGGCCAGCACATCCCCCTCAATCCGCCTATTGAAGACAGATCAACAGTTGGCGGTATCATCAGCACCGACAGCTGGGGTCCGCGGCGCCACCGATACGGCACAGCACGTGACTTGGTCATCGCTACCACGCTTGTGAACGCGACTGGAGAGATGGTACATGCAGGCGCCAAGGTGGTCAAGAATGTGAGCGGATACGATATGAATAAGCTCTACATAGGTGCGCGGGGAACTCTCGGAATCCTCCTGGACGTCTCATTCAAACTGTATCCCGAACCGGAGAAACGCGTAACCTTCACAGCGTGCTTCAATGCCGCCAGCGACGCCTTCAAACTGGCAACCGAGGTAAACAGAAGTCAGCTGGATCTTGAGGCGATGACCGTTGTGAAGGGTAGCTGGACGCCCGGCAAAACGCGACACTGGTGGCTCCTCATGAACCTTGCGGGGCCCACGAAGGGGCTCAAACCGCAGATCGATCAGCTACAGAAGCTTCACCAGAGAGCTGGCGCCAGATCATGGAAAATCGCCTCCGAGTCAGATGCGCAAACCTTCTGGCGCACTGCGAACGATAGTTCCACAAGCAGTAGCGCAGATGGTGACGATGAGGAGTATCTTGCCAGAATAGCCCTGCCGAAAAAAAATCTCCTCCGCTTCATCGCTGAATTTTCTGGCCAATACAAAGAAAATCTTTCATTCAAGATTCTACCGGGAGCGGGAATCTGTTATCTCGCCTACTCCAATAAGTTCAGTGAGCAACACGAATTTACCTCTTCACTCATCGATCATATCCGATCGTTCGGCGGCAGTGTAGAATTTGAACGTCTCGGGCAAGATACACAGGAGCGGTGGCCGATTCTTCCCGATTCGCTGACGTGGATGAGAAAGACGAAAGAGGCTCTCGATCCAAACGGTATCTTTGCACCGGGTACTTTTATCGATGAACTCTAA
- a CDS encoding leucyl aminopeptidase: MAYVKRIQITRRSLDSLSPEVLVLGLFEDGELSDFHKNIDEAAAGALSQRIEIGDFEGKAGKTLSIFPGKPANRILLVGLGKREDFTLDRLRQAAGTAVKTVQASKIDTMASEVPGGDALKSAAAEVSQAWVEGLILGSYRFLDYKSDTEDATVMNRITLINGASRVGVERGRAVAEAVCFARDLANHPSNVATPARLVTEARRIARSSGMRCKVMGRDQFTQMGMGAFASVARGADEPPKFILIQYSGGKKGEKPFAFVGKGITFDTGGISIKPSSKMDEMKFDMCGAATVLGIMQAVGRLKPKVNIVGAIAATENMPGGHATKPGDIVRAYNGKTIEILNTDAEGRLVLADALAYVSQKHDPRYMVNFATLTGAVIIALGHVASGVMGNDEKLIDAIRKAAEASGEKVWPLPLWDEYCDDIKSKIADVKNLGAPRQAGTIAGGAFLKEFVGETPWAHVDIAGTAWRDKDQPYMPAGPSGVGIRLSLELLNILG; this comes from the coding sequence ATGGCTTATGTGAAAAGGATTCAGATTACACGACGAAGTCTGGACTCGTTGTCACCGGAGGTGCTGGTTCTCGGTCTGTTCGAGGATGGTGAGCTGTCTGATTTTCATAAGAACATTGACGAAGCGGCTGCTGGTGCACTTTCACAGAGGATTGAGATAGGCGACTTTGAAGGCAAGGCGGGAAAGACTCTGTCTATCTTCCCGGGAAAACCTGCAAACCGGATCTTGCTCGTGGGACTGGGAAAAAGGGAGGACTTCACGTTGGACAGACTGCGCCAGGCGGCCGGGACAGCAGTGAAGACGGTCCAAGCAAGCAAGATCGATACGATGGCGTCTGAAGTTCCGGGTGGCGACGCTCTGAAGTCAGCGGCGGCTGAGGTATCTCAAGCCTGGGTAGAGGGTCTCATATTAGGCTCTTACAGATTTCTTGATTACAAGAGCGATACGGAAGATGCCACAGTGATGAACAGGATAACCCTCATCAATGGTGCCAGCAGAGTCGGCGTGGAACGCGGCCGGGCGGTGGCTGAGGCGGTCTGTTTTGCCCGTGATTTGGCCAATCACCCCAGTAATGTGGCTACCCCTGCGAGGCTTGTGACCGAGGCGCGCAGGATTGCGAGATCATCCGGAATGAGATGCAAAGTGATGGGGCGGGATCAATTTACACAGATGGGGATGGGTGCATTTGCATCGGTGGCAAGAGGGGCCGACGAACCGCCGAAGTTCATCCTGATTCAGTATAGCGGCGGCAAGAAGGGGGAGAAGCCGTTCGCTTTCGTCGGTAAAGGGATTACTTTCGATACCGGTGGTATCTCCATCAAGCCTTCCAGCAAGATGGATGAAATGAAGTTTGATATGTGCGGCGCCGCAACAGTCCTAGGCATCATGCAAGCGGTGGGTCGATTGAAGCCAAAAGTGAATATCGTGGGTGCCATCGCGGCTACAGAAAACATGCCGGGCGGCCATGCCACAAAACCGGGAGACATCGTCCGGGCCTACAACGGAAAGACCATCGAAATCCTAAACACTGATGCGGAAGGGCGTCTCGTCCTGGCCGATGCCCTCGCCTATGTGTCGCAGAAACATGATCCTCGTTACATGGTTAACTTCGCAACTCTAACCGGTGCTGTAATAATTGCTCTCGGTCACGTGGCCAGCGGCGTCATGGGAAACGACGAGAAATTGATAGACGCGATCCGTAAGGCAGCAGAAGCATCTGGCGAGAAGGTGTGGCCGTTGCCGCTGTGGGATGAGTATTGCGATGATATTAAGAGCAAAATCGCCGACGTGAAGAATCTTGGTGCTCCTCGTCAGGCCGGAACGATCGCGGGCGGCGCCTTCCTGAAGGAGTTTGTAGGAGAGACGCCGTGGGCCCATGTCGATATTGCCGGGACGGCCTGGCGCGACAAGGATCAGCCGTATATGCCGGCCGGTCCATCGGGAGTGGGAATCAGGCTGTCACTGGAGCTTTTGAATATTCTTGGGTGA
- a CDS encoding FAD-linked oxidase C-terminal domain-containing protein codes for MSQTEKLLAELSALLGSERITSDPTELLVYECDGLTLSKHPPDAVVYPQSTEEVAEIVRICHRHATPFLARGAGTGLSGGAIAAQGGVVIQMSRMNSILEIDYEDEIAIVQPGLVNLELSQETTSCGYHFAPDPASQKACTIGGNVAENAGGPHTLKYGVTVNHILGVKAVMPSGDIVQFGGRLEETVGYDLTGIMVGSEGTFCIVTEAIVRLTKNPETQRTFLAVFDSVEDASSTVSNIIAAGIIPAALELIDNLVIKAVESHLKAGFPTDAAAILLIEIDGNESVLEDEAYRIEAVCSASGAVDFQQAQSEEERQKLWRGRKEAIGAVGRITPAFYTNDGVVPRSKLPQILKFNLETGKKFGLRVAHLCHAGDGNIHPIILYDPDDHAQVDAAVKTSETILEECVRMGGALSGEHGIGTEKVQTFGIMFTKEDQAQMLKMRDVFNTTGLLNPGKIFPSGSGCGETRLRKTVSGGGWL; via the coding sequence GTGTCACAAACAGAGAAACTTCTGGCTGAACTTTCTGCACTCCTCGGATCGGAACGTATCACATCCGACCCGACAGAGCTGCTTGTTTACGAATGTGATGGACTGACTTTGAGCAAGCATCCTCCGGATGCTGTTGTCTACCCCCAATCGACTGAAGAGGTGGCAGAAATCGTGAGAATCTGTCACCGTCACGCCACCCCCTTCCTGGCACGAGGTGCCGGAACCGGTTTAAGCGGCGGTGCGATAGCTGCACAAGGCGGCGTCGTTATCCAGATGTCCCGCATGAATAGCATCCTTGAGATCGATTATGAAGACGAAATTGCTATAGTCCAGCCGGGACTGGTGAACCTGGAACTGTCGCAAGAGACAACTTCTTGCGGTTATCACTTCGCACCTGATCCGGCGAGCCAAAAGGCTTGCACCATTGGCGGAAATGTCGCCGAAAATGCCGGCGGACCGCACACACTTAAGTACGGCGTTACGGTCAATCACATCCTCGGCGTTAAAGCCGTCATGCCGTCAGGAGATATAGTCCAGTTTGGCGGCAGACTGGAAGAGACCGTAGGATATGACCTGACCGGTATCATGGTTGGATCAGAGGGTACATTCTGTATCGTAACAGAAGCGATTGTCCGACTGACAAAAAATCCCGAGACTCAGCGGACATTTCTGGCTGTCTTCGATTCGGTAGAAGATGCCAGTAGCACGGTTTCAAATATTATTGCCGCCGGCATTATCCCCGCGGCCCTCGAACTGATTGATAATCTTGTGATCAAGGCGGTGGAAAGTCACCTGAAAGCCGGTTTTCCAACCGATGCCGCGGCTATCCTCCTCATCGAAATCGACGGTAATGAATCAGTCCTGGAAGACGAGGCATACCGGATTGAGGCTGTCTGTTCGGCCAGCGGCGCTGTCGATTTTCAGCAGGCTCAATCAGAAGAGGAACGTCAGAAGCTGTGGCGCGGTCGCAAGGAAGCCATCGGCGCAGTGGGAAGAATAACGCCGGCGTTCTATACGAATGACGGGGTCGTGCCTCGATCCAAGCTTCCACAAATCCTTAAATTCAATCTGGAGACCGGCAAGAAGTTCGGGCTGCGGGTAGCTCATCTCTGTCACGCCGGTGACGGCAACATTCACCCGATTATCCTTTATGATCCTGATGACCATGCCCAGGTAGATGCTGCCGTCAAAACGTCAGAAACGATCCTGGAAGAGTGCGTCAGGATGGGCGGCGCTCTCAGCGGCGAACACGGCATCGGGACAGAAAAAGTACAGACGTTCGGCATAATGTTTACGAAAGAAGATCAGGCGCAAATGCTCAAGATGAGAGACGTCTTCAATACCACTGGATTACTCAATCCGGGTAAGATATTTCCATCTGGTTCCGGCTGTGGCGAAACCAGACTCAGGAAAACTGTCAGCGGCGGCGGATGGCTCTAA
- a CDS encoding heterodisulfide reductase-related iron-sulfur binding cluster, with protein sequence MNSKAQILSQNTIAGTFGQGEKDLLRECIHCGFCLPACPTYVTNGMEMDSPRGRLYLMEAAMDRRTDVSDTFLQHIDLCLVCRACESACPSGVQFGNLMETTRATVFNDERETSFLRSLFLRMIVPSHRLLSLLFGLTRIYQRWGLQWLTTHTPVRMLMPKKLSQLQASLPQIPEHRFNRGSSKIFPSVAPRRGAVMLFTGCVMDHLYPHVHAATVRLLRWNGYDVVVPAGQTCCGALHAHVGDEISVRNLAHRNSTVFAAENVDTVIVNAAGCGAQMKEYPQILRDESTSVSVADVTEFLFDRGLRAAQAKLEMKIVYDEPCHLIHAQGVSKEPKALLSSIAGIELVALKEADRCCGGAGSYIITQTNMSRELLKRKMRFIEASGADCVVTANPGCQIQLEWGARQYDLNMEVLHIVELLDRAYRADSDYAEFFS encoded by the coding sequence ATGAACTCTAAAGCACAAATACTGTCACAAAACACCATCGCCGGTACTTTTGGTCAGGGAGAGAAAGATCTGCTGCGCGAATGTATCCATTGCGGTTTCTGTCTCCCCGCCTGTCCCACGTATGTTACCAACGGTATGGAGATGGACTCGCCCCGCGGCAGACTCTATCTCATGGAAGCCGCCATGGACCGCCGGACGGATGTTTCGGATACTTTCCTACAACATATTGACCTCTGTCTCGTCTGCCGTGCCTGCGAGAGTGCCTGTCCTTCCGGGGTTCAGTTTGGCAATCTCATGGAGACCACCCGTGCAACAGTTTTCAATGATGAACGGGAAACCTCCTTTCTACGCAGTCTCTTCTTGAGGATGATTGTACCCTCCCACCGCCTCCTCTCCCTGTTGTTTGGCTTGACACGGATTTACCAGCGATGGGGACTGCAGTGGCTCACCACGCACACACCTGTCAGAATGCTAATGCCGAAGAAGCTCTCTCAGCTTCAGGCCTCCCTCCCGCAAATCCCGGAACATCGATTCAATAGAGGATCCAGCAAGATATTTCCGTCTGTCGCTCCCCGGCGCGGTGCGGTGATGCTGTTCACCGGGTGCGTCATGGATCACCTCTACCCTCATGTTCATGCGGCAACGGTACGGCTATTGCGCTGGAACGGTTACGATGTCGTCGTCCCGGCCGGGCAGACGTGCTGTGGCGCCCTCCACGCCCATGTCGGTGATGAGATTTCAGTTCGGAATCTGGCACACAGGAACAGCACTGTTTTCGCCGCAGAAAATGTCGATACCGTCATTGTCAACGCCGCCGGGTGTGGCGCCCAGATGAAAGAGTATCCTCAGATCCTGCGTGACGAATCGACTTCCGTTTCTGTTGCAGATGTTACCGAATTCCTGTTTGATCGTGGTCTGCGGGCGGCACAAGCGAAGCTGGAAATGAAAATCGTTTACGACGAACCGTGCCACTTGATCCATGCCCAGGGTGTCTCCAAGGAGCCGAAGGCGCTCCTCAGTTCCATTGCGGGCATCGAACTTGTTGCGCTTAAAGAGGCCGACAGATGCTGCGGCGGCGCCGGAAGTTACATCATTACACAGACCAATATGTCACGGGAGCTGCTAAAAAGAAAAATGCGATTCATCGAGGCAAGCGGTGCTGATTGTGTTGTCACCGCCAATCCCGGCTGCCAGATTCAGCTAGAGTGGGGTGCCAGACAATACGACCTGAACATGGAAGTGCTGCACATTGTTGAGCTACTGGACAGGGCGTATCGGGCAGACTCCGACTACGCCGAGTTCTTCTCCTGA
- a CDS encoding cation transporter, whose protein sequence is MKKKSLISIIAVSLVILFAGSYSPETTESITLPVSGMRCDDCATKVQSALMEVEGVKKANVDFESASAEVVFLPEMVSVEDLKGVVTKAGFCADSKDSKIEKASCPTTKTSGAACCAKKSKKSI, encoded by the coding sequence ATGAAGAAAAAGTCATTGATTAGTATTATAGCTGTCAGTCTTGTAATCCTGTTTGCCGGCAGCTATTCCCCAGAGACTACTGAGAGTATCACTCTCCCCGTAAGTGGGATGCGCTGCGATGACTGTGCGACAAAAGTTCAGTCGGCTTTGATGGAGGTAGAGGGAGTTAAGAAAGCTAATGTCGATTTTGAATCAGCGTCGGCTGAGGTCGTCTTTTTGCCTGAGATGGTAAGCGTTGAAGATCTCAAGGGGGTCGTGACTAAAGCTGGGTTCTGTGCCGATTCAAAGGATTCAAAGATAGAAAAAGCTTCTTGTCCCACTACTAAAACCTCTGGTGCGGCCTGTTGCGCCAAGAAATCGAAGAAGTCGATATAG